One region of bacterium genomic DNA includes:
- the nadC gene encoding carboxylating nicotinate-nucleotide diphosphorylase has protein sequence MKKPIYYTLIKQALHEDNAHRDITTEASFGKKPPLADGYLVAKQDFVLSGLDVARDTFLAVDKSIHFITGVENGAKILKGERFAKVVGPVDSLLRAERVALNFLQQLSGVATLTYEFVKKIKGSRAQILDTRKTVPGLRVLQKRAVAHGGGTNHRMTLNDMYLIKDNHIDASGSVLKALESAHAHRSKNKLKNVLIQIEARTLAEVKDALKGRADLILLDNMSIAQIKEAVRLVKGRVPLEVSGGVNINTVKKIASTGVSRISIGALTHSIKAVDISFLIQPL, from the coding sequence ATGAAAAAACCCATTTATTATACTCTTATCAAACAAGCTCTTCACGAAGACAATGCGCATCGGGATATCACTACCGAAGCCTCCTTTGGTAAAAAACCTCCTTTGGCCGATGGGTATCTGGTGGCTAAGCAAGATTTTGTGCTGTCGGGTTTGGATGTGGCACGGGATACTTTTTTAGCTGTAGATAAAAGCATTCATTTTATTACCGGTGTTGAAAATGGCGCTAAAATTTTAAAAGGCGAACGTTTTGCCAAAGTTGTGGGGCCGGTGGATAGTTTGCTGAGGGCAGAAAGAGTGGCACTTAATTTTTTGCAGCAACTCTCGGGTGTGGCTACTCTTACTTACGAATTTGTTAAAAAAATTAAAGGCTCCCGCGCTCAAATTTTAGATACACGCAAAACTGTACCGGGTTTGCGTGTATTGCAAAAACGGGCTGTGGCTCATGGCGGCGGTACTAATCATCGGATGACGTTAAATGATATGTATCTCATTAAAGATAATCATATTGATGCCTCCGGTTCGGTTTTAAAAGCTTTAGAATCTGCTCACGCGCATCGCTCTAAAAATAAATTAAAAAATGTTCTTATTCAAATTGAAGCCCGCACTTTGGCCGAAGTAAAAGATGCCCTTAAAGGACGTGCCGATCTTATTTTGCTGGACAATATGAGTATTGCACAAATTAAAGAAGCCGTGCGTTTGGTAAAAGGGCGCGTTCCGTTAGAAGTATCAGGGGGTGTGAATATCAACACGGTTAAAAAAATAGCCTCCACCGGTGTGTCGCGTATTTCTATTGGGGCACTCACGCATTCTATTAAAGCTGTTGATATCAGTTTTCTCATCCAACCCTTATGA
- the ftsY gene encoding signal recognition particle-docking protein FtsY, which yields MIVTYLLITLAFLVPIFLFLLVRQKLKAKPSASLVMKSSPGLLSGLFKGGESTLVALEEKLLAADFGIESTQVLLTDMGSYLSNPDEAQKHLQQKMKTMLADPQGFAFSPSKPHVLMMVGINGVGKTTTLAKLAHWAVGQSKKVLLVAADTFRAAAAEQLETWATRSGAQIVRGNDQTDPASLVFDGIKKALATDVDLVLIDTAGRLHTKSNLMEELKKMVRVGEKSLGRALDDIYLVLDATTGQNGLSQARDFLGAIPLTGIVLTKFDGTAKGGIVFAIRQKTGLPIRFVGMGEGMVDLKPFDATDFIDKIFH from the coding sequence ATGATTGTTACTTATCTTCTTATTACGCTAGCCTTTCTTGTTCCCATTTTTCTATTTTTATTAGTACGCCAAAAATTAAAAGCCAAACCCTCCGCTTCGCTGGTGATGAAATCTTCTCCAGGTTTGTTATCGGGTCTTTTTAAAGGCGGGGAGAGCACGCTGGTGGCCCTCGAAGAAAAATTATTAGCCGCCGATTTTGGTATTGAATCGACCCAAGTTCTTTTGACGGACATGGGTTCTTATTTATCCAATCCCGACGAAGCTCAAAAACATTTGCAACAAAAAATGAAAACCATGCTGGCCGATCCGCAGGGTTTTGCTTTTTCGCCCAGCAAACCTCACGTTTTAATGATGGTGGGGATTAACGGTGTGGGTAAAACTACAACTTTGGCAAAACTCGCGCATTGGGCGGTGGGGCAGAGTAAAAAAGTTCTTCTGGTGGCTGCCGATACCTTTAGGGCAGCGGCGGCCGAGCAGCTAGAAACCTGGGCTACACGCAGCGGAGCTCAAATTGTGCGTGGGAACGATCAAACCGATCCGGCAAGCCTTGTATTTGATGGTATTAAAAAGGCGCTGGCTACCGATGTAGACCTTGTTCTTATTGATACCGCTGGGCGTCTCCATACTAAATCTAATCTCATGGAAGAGCTTAAAAAAATGGTGCGTGTGGGAGAAAAAAGTTTGGGGCGGGCTTTGGACGATATTTACTTGGTGCTCGATGCCACTACTGGGCAAAACGGCCTGTCGCAGGCGCGTGATTTTTTAGGGGCCATCCCGCTTACCGGTATTGTGCTGACGAAGTTTGACGGCACGGCTAAGGGGGGTATTGTGTTTGCCATCCGTCAAAAAACTGGCCTTCCTATCCGTTTTGTAGGCATGGGCGAGGGCATGGTCGATCTCAAACCCTTTGATGCGACCGATTTTATTGATAAAATCTTTCACTAA
- a CDS encoding Na/Pi cotransporter family protein — MPSSHVLQFIGGLTFFFFGLFTLHQGLHSFAGDRLKNLIRKSTVGPIKSIVTGIVATFFLQSSTATSLMTIGLASSGLLTLRQAMAVLLGAGIGTTFVVLIISIKSIMQLGLVFFIGGFLMSHLGRRKVIKMWGEIILGFGLVFFGMTVMGEATAPLNDNPLVPQIFQFMREYPLLNFVIAAVLTAFINSSSAVVGILVSLAHAHAITFHDALPLVLGANVGTCFSSLIAASQAKTDGKRAAWANFLLRVSAVAMIFPVFKIYVNAMDFFINFVMINLFDISPDSAVSISFFHFLFNVQVVIVFLPLLSLGEKIMVWLIPVHDEAEQKFGPMYLDETALMTPSLAFAQVNREIVRMGEIIQKMFRQCHGLFQKYDLDRVDEIRGNDHQVDILYKATKFYMAKLPLTDLQEKEASLGMHLITAVNEFENIGDTIDGHFVRLAHKKASKAVKFSDEGWMEICEVQVKTTQMMDMALATLSSANREIALKMLTHSEHLQERQNELKMTHLKRLNAGLKESIETSAIHLELMALYHRISLALLTIVHHYLPEKEYLRMNTADGG, encoded by the coding sequence ATGCCCTCATCGCATGTTTTGCAATTTATAGGAGGCCTTACTTTTTTCTTTTTTGGCCTTTTTACGCTCCATCAGGGGCTTCACTCCTTTGCTGGAGACCGTCTTAAAAATCTTATCCGCAAAAGCACAGTTGGTCCTATTAAAAGTATTGTAACGGGCATTGTTGCTACTTTTTTTCTCCAAAGTTCTACCGCAACGTCTCTTATGACTATTGGTTTAGCGTCTAGTGGCCTTCTTACATTGCGTCAGGCTATGGCAGTTTTGCTTGGTGCCGGTATTGGTACCACTTTTGTGGTGCTCATTATTTCTATTAAATCCATTATGCAGCTAGGTCTTGTGTTTTTTATTGGTGGTTTTTTAATGAGTCATTTGGGACGCCGCAAAGTAATAAAAATGTGGGGTGAAATTATTTTGGGGTTTGGTTTAGTATTTTTTGGAATGACAGTGATGGGCGAGGCCACTGCCCCTTTAAACGATAACCCGTTGGTGCCTCAAATTTTTCAATTTATGCGCGAGTATCCATTGCTTAATTTTGTTATTGCGGCAGTTCTTACCGCATTTATCAACTCTAGCAGTGCAGTGGTGGGTATTTTAGTGTCTCTAGCCCATGCTCATGCCATTACGTTTCATGATGCACTGCCCCTTGTATTGGGCGCCAATGTAGGAACCTGTTTTTCGTCGCTAATAGCTGCTAGCCAGGCCAAAACCGATGGCAAGCGGGCGGCATGGGCTAATTTTTTATTACGGGTATCGGCTGTGGCCATGATTTTTCCGGTGTTTAAAATTTATGTAAACGCCATGGATTTTTTTATTAATTTTGTGATGATTAATTTATTTGATATTTCGCCCGATAGCGCTGTGTCTATTTCATTTTTTCATTTTTTGTTTAATGTACAGGTGGTGATTGTGTTTTTACCTCTTTTGTCTTTGGGTGAAAAAATAATGGTGTGGCTTATCCCTGTTCATGACGAGGCCGAACAAAAATTTGGCCCCATGTATTTGGATGAAACAGCCTTAATGACCCCAAGTTTGGCGTTTGCACAGGTAAATCGTGAAATTGTGCGGATGGGAGAGATTATTCAAAAAATGTTTCGTCAGTGCCATGGACTTTTCCAAAAATACGATTTGGATCGTGTGGATGAGATACGTGGCAACGATCATCAGGTAGATATTTTGTACAAGGCCACCAAGTTTTACATGGCCAAACTGCCGCTCACCGATTTGCAGGAAAAAGAGGCGAGCCTGGGAATGCATCTTATTACTGCTGTGAATGAATTTGAAAATATTGGTGATACCATCGATGGACATTTTGTGCGACTGGCCCATAAAAAAGCCAGTAAAGCCGTTAAGTTTTCGGATGAGGGGTGGATGGAAATTTGTGAGGTGCAGGTAAAAACCACACAAATGATGGATATGGCGCTGGCTACTTTGTCGTCGGCCAACCGCGAAATTGCTCTTAAAATGCTAACTCATAGTGAACATCTGCAGGAAAGGCAAAACGAGCTGAAGATGACGCACTTAAAGCGTTTAAATGCCGGTTTAAAGGAATCTATTGAAACGTCTGCTATTCATTTGGAGCTCATGGCCTTGTATCATCGTATTAGTTTAGCGCTGCTTACTATTGTGCATCATTATTTGCCCGAGAAAGAATATTTGCGAATGAATACAGCAGATGGTGGATAG
- a CDS encoding TatD family hydrolase: protein MLVDSHCHLSFKDYPLAERDAVISRAREAGVKTLITIGAGEAVAGNEEALAIAKTDPHIYSTVGIHPHDASVVTPEIIAHLENLALHPKVVAIGEIGLDYHYEHSPRDIQRQVLANFIKLAQKIKKPIMIHDRDAGDETYEMLKTHGVKPGEVMIHCFTGSMELAKKYLDLGTYLSFTGIVTFKKSDELREVVKITPLNQMLIETDSPYLAPVPFRGKTNEPAYVKYVAQKVAEIKGLSFDEIARETTQNAHRFFGILG, encoded by the coding sequence ATGCTTGTTGATAGCCACTGCCATTTAAGTTTTAAAGATTATCCTCTAGCCGAACGCGACGCTGTTATCAGTCGTGCGCGTGAAGCGGGCGTTAAAACGCTTATCACCATTGGTGCTGGCGAGGCCGTGGCCGGTAACGAAGAAGCGTTGGCTATTGCCAAAACTGACCCGCATATTTATTCCACCGTAGGCATTCATCCGCATGATGCCAGTGTGGTGACTCCGGAGATTATAGCGCATCTCGAAAATTTGGCGCTCCATCCTAAAGTGGTGGCCATTGGCGAAATTGGACTCGATTACCATTACGAGCATTCACCGCGAGACATTCAACGACAGGTGCTGGCCAATTTTATAAAACTCGCTCAAAAAATAAAAAAGCCCATCATGATTCACGACCGTGATGCAGGTGATGAAACGTATGAGATGCTTAAAACGCATGGTGTAAAACCTGGCGAAGTGATGATCCATTGCTTTACGGGTAGCATGGAACTGGCTAAAAAATATTTGGATTTAGGCACGTATCTTTCATTTACCGGCATTGTGACGTTTAAAAAATCGGACGAATTGCGCGAGGTGGTAAAAATAACTCCCTTAAATCAAATGCTGATTGAAACCGACTCGCCTTACTTGGCGCCCGTTCCTTTTCGCGGTAAAACTAACGAGCCCGCGTATGTAAAATATGTGGCCCAAAAAGTAGCCGAAATTAAGGGTCTTAGTTTTGACGAAATAGCTCGTGAGACCACTCAAAATGCCCATCGGTTTTTTGGAATCTTAGGATAA
- a CDS encoding nucleotidyltransferase: MNLANTLKSLNDNFVEFIIIGATAGIAHGYSRLTKDLDIFVKPNKENIEKLFKALKTAGYDLQDTTVEEALQKKLLFRQYILELDIHPHVAGVTFDTLWKNKITCKLADQNVYFSSLDDLIIMKKAANRPKDLEDLKFLEEIKKQQGLS, from the coding sequence ATGAATCTAGCCAATACCCTCAAATCATTAAACGATAATTTTGTAGAATTTATTATTATTGGAGCTACTGCCGGCATTGCTCATGGCTACTCACGCCTCACAAAAGATTTGGATATTTTTGTAAAACCCAACAAAGAAAACATAGAAAAATTATTTAAAGCTCTTAAAACTGCCGGTTACGATTTACAAGATACAACAGTTGAGGAGGCGCTGCAAAAAAAACTACTTTTTAGACAATATATTCTTGAGCTGGATATTCATCCGCATGTTGCCGGTGTTACTTTTGACACGCTCTGGAAAAACAAAATTACCTGCAAGCTCGCCGACCAAAATGTATATTTTAGCTCACTTGACGACCTCATCATTATGAAAAAAGCTGCCAATCGTCCTAAAGATTTGGAAGATCTAAAATTCTTGGAAGAAATCAAAAAACAACAAGGTTTATCCTAA